In the genome of Coturnix japonica isolate 7356 chromosome Z, Coturnix japonica 2.1, whole genome shotgun sequence, one region contains:
- the LOC107305756 gene encoding rho GTPase-activating protein 32-like, producing the protein MREPQLVRAMSSLNVPAIAAAHVIRSHVAQGPDELSLEVGDIVCIVDMPPKEMSPFWRGKRGFEVGFFPGECVELIRGKLPESILHSLPKPEPKKRGKFISCLRSLLKACPRRAKQPEPPTFSGSMSLLDIVERMSSPSKRAESAACSWRSCFCLGKPSPVAKRQLQSSAREPSEAEVLVLAGDPSPCISPRRQACYDAASCDSINEELLLSTGCCSSSDRLSNDSNDEEKNVILVEALIHPIPAESADLSLPDTSGTSLDCDPVPLQDRPAHVQPECPESDTTMQAQVSITEEKPNILEGEVESGQESQAPGNSTTSETLSSDNRE; encoded by the exons ATGCGGGAGCCGCAGCTGGTGCGTGCTATGTCATCTTTAAACGTACCAGCGATTGCGGCAGCCCATGTTATTAGGAGCCACGTCGCCCAGGGGCCGGATGAGCTCTCTCTGGAG GTTGGAGACATCGTGTGCATTGTTGATATGCCACCAAAGGAGATGAGCCCCTTTTGGAGAGGCAAGCGTGGCTTTGAG GTTGGTTTTTTCCCTGGTGAGTGCGTGGAACTCATCAGGGGAAAACTGCCCGAGTCCATCCTACATTCATTGCCAAAGCCAG AGCCAAAGAAACGGGGCAAGTTCATCTCCTGCCTTCGTTCCCTGTTGAAGGCCTGCCCCAGGAGAGCGAAGCAGCCTGAGCCTCCAACATTCTCGGGATCCATGTCCCTGCTTGACATCGTTGAGAG aatgaGTTCTCCCAGTAAGAGGGCAGAGTCAGCAGCTTGCAGTTGGCGTTCCTGCTTCTGCCTGGGCAAACCATCCCCTGTGGCCAAACGccaactgcagagcagtgccagggaGCCCTCTGAAGCTGAAGTCTTGGTCCTGGCAG GTGACCCGAGCCCTTGTATATCTCCAAGACGCCAGGCATGTTACGATGCAGCATCCTGTGATTCCATCAATGAAGAACTGTTACTAAGCACAGGATGCTGCAGTTCAAGTGACAGACTTTCAAACGACAGCAACGACGAAGAGAAGAATGTCATCCTTGTTGAAGCCCTCAttcatcccatccctgctgaATCTGCTGACCTGAGCCTGCCAGACACCTCAGGCACCAGCCTGGATTGTGACCCAGTGCCTTTACAGGATAGGCCAGCCCATGTACAGCCCGAGTGCCCCGAAAGTGACACAACCATGCAGGCTCAGGTCAGCATTACAGAGGAGAAGCCAAACATCTTGGAGGGGGAGGTAGAATCAGGCCAAGAGTCCCAGGCTCCGGGCAACAGCACGACTTCTGAGACACTCTCGTCAGACAACAGAGAATGA